The following proteins are co-located in the Nonlabens ponticola genome:
- a CDS encoding KpsF/GutQ family sugar-phosphate isomerase has protein sequence MNTVDQILQVARRTVRIEANAIKELENSIDSAFAKAVQHIHSSQGRVIITGIGKSAIIAQKIVATMNSTGTPAIFMHAADAIHGDLGIVQKNDVVVCISKSGNTPEIKVLVPLIKNFDNKLVAITSHRESFLGQEADYVLHAPIQEEACPNGLAPTTSTTAQLVIGDALAICLLELKGFTDQDFARYHPGGALGKKLYLRVQDLVEQRPKPAVSPATSLREVIVTISEHMLGMTAVVENNQLVGIITDGDLRRMLSSGKDIDSLTATDIMSGQPKTITVDSMAVQARELMEELNVSQLIAVDANGNYAGVVHIHDVIREGIV, from the coding sequence TTGAATACCGTAGATCAAATCTTGCAAGTGGCTCGACGCACTGTGCGCATCGAGGCAAATGCTATTAAAGAGTTAGAGAATTCTATTGATTCCGCTTTCGCGAAAGCGGTACAACACATACACTCCTCGCAAGGAAGAGTCATCATTACTGGTATAGGCAAGAGTGCTATCATCGCCCAGAAAATCGTGGCTACCATGAACAGCACGGGCACGCCAGCCATATTCATGCATGCAGCAGATGCGATTCATGGAGATCTAGGCATCGTTCAAAAAAACGACGTGGTAGTCTGTATCTCAAAAAGCGGAAACACGCCAGAGATCAAAGTGCTCGTGCCACTGATCAAGAATTTTGACAACAAGCTTGTCGCCATTACAAGTCATCGAGAATCATTCTTAGGTCAAGAAGCAGATTATGTCCTGCACGCGCCTATTCAAGAAGAGGCGTGTCCCAATGGGCTAGCGCCCACCACTAGCACGACGGCGCAGCTTGTCATTGGTGATGCATTAGCTATTTGCTTATTAGAGCTCAAAGGATTTACTGATCAGGATTTTGCACGCTATCATCCAGGTGGCGCGCTAGGTAAAAAATTATATCTGCGCGTTCAAGATCTAGTAGAACAACGTCCTAAACCTGCCGTATCGCCAGCGACTAGTTTGCGTGAGGTAATCGTCACCATTTCAGAACACATGCTAGGCATGACAGCTGTAGTAGAAAACAATCAACTAGTTGGCATTATTACCGATGGTGATTTGCGTCGCATGCTGTCCAGCGGTAAGGATATCGATAGTCTAACAGCTACAGATATCATGAGCGGCCAGCCTAAAACGATAACAGTAGATAGTATGGCCGTGCAGGCACGCGAGCTCATGGAAGAACTTAATGTATCGCAGCTTATCGCAGTAGATGCAAATGGCAATTATGCTGGTGTGGTGCACATTCACGATGTTATAAGAGAAGGTATCGTATAA
- the recQ gene encoding DNA helicase RecQ, which translates to MAFKQSELEAHLKKYFGFDQFRGLQKQVITSLLNKEDVFVIMPTGGGKSLCYQLPALMQDGTAIVVSPLIALMKNQVDAIRGISDNDGVAHVLNSSLTKGEVQQVKEDITNGVTKLLYVAPESLTKEEYAEFLKEQNISFLAVDEAHCISEWGHDFRPEYRNLRKIIDRIGDEIPIIGLTATATPKVQEDILKNLQIQDATTFKASFNRPNLYYEVRPKTAQVDADITRFIKQNEGKSGIVYCLSRKRVEELAQVLQVNGIKAVPYHAGLDAKTRALHQDQFLMEDVDVVVATIAFGMGIDKPDVRFVIHHDIPKSIESYYQETGRAGRDGGEGHCLAYYAYKDIEKLEKFMSGKPIAEQEIGHALLQEMVGYSETSMSRRQYILHYFGEEFDPATGLGGDMDDNMRNPKPQREAIDDVKKLIKVVDAAGERYKAKDIVRILIGKSNAMISSHKLEEQDFFGSGKDKEASYWTALIRQVLVARYIRKDIESYGTIKMTDAGRAFLKSGTSFMMSDDHTYHDDAPSGNAAVAGSMDATLVKMLKELRKKVGKQKNVPPYVVFQDPSIDDMATKYPLTIEELANIHGVGDGKARKFGKPFIELINRYVEDNDISRPDEMVIKSTGAKSGNKLYFITSIDRKLSFEDIADAKGMEMDELIKELESIVYSGTKLNISYWVDEMLDDDQQEELHEYFLEADNDSIDAAMEEFDGDYDDDELRLYRLKFISEVGN; encoded by the coding sequence ATGGCATTTAAGCAGTCTGAATTAGAAGCGCATCTCAAGAAATATTTTGGTTTTGATCAGTTTAGAGGACTGCAAAAACAAGTGATTACCTCATTACTCAATAAGGAAGATGTCTTTGTGATAATGCCTACTGGTGGCGGTAAATCCTTGTGTTATCAATTGCCTGCCTTGATGCAGGATGGTACAGCGATCGTCGTGTCACCGCTCATCGCACTCATGAAGAATCAAGTGGATGCCATACGTGGTATTTCTGACAATGATGGTGTGGCGCACGTACTCAACAGTAGCTTGACTAAAGGTGAGGTGCAGCAAGTCAAGGAAGACATCACTAATGGAGTTACCAAGTTATTGTACGTTGCACCAGAATCGCTCACTAAGGAAGAATATGCAGAGTTTTTAAAAGAGCAGAATATATCATTTCTTGCTGTCGATGAGGCTCATTGTATTAGTGAATGGGGTCATGATTTCAGGCCTGAATACCGCAACTTGCGCAAGATCATTGATCGCATAGGCGATGAGATTCCCATCATAGGACTTACCGCAACGGCAACGCCCAAGGTTCAGGAAGATATCCTCAAGAATTTACAAATACAGGATGCCACCACTTTTAAGGCATCGTTTAATAGACCCAATCTCTATTATGAGGTGCGACCTAAAACCGCACAGGTAGATGCAGATATCACACGTTTTATCAAGCAAAACGAGGGCAAGTCTGGCATCGTGTACTGCTTGTCTCGCAAGCGCGTAGAAGAGCTAGCTCAAGTACTGCAGGTAAACGGCATCAAGGCTGTTCCCTATCATGCTGGACTGGACGCCAAAACCAGAGCGCTGCATCAGGATCAATTCCTGATGGAAGATGTGGATGTGGTGGTGGCGACTATCGCCTTTGGTATGGGAATCGACAAGCCCGATGTGCGATTTGTCATTCACCATGACATTCCTAAAAGTATTGAATCCTATTATCAAGAAACAGGTCGTGCAGGTCGTGATGGTGGTGAAGGTCACTGTCTTGCCTACTATGCCTATAAGGACATTGAAAAGCTTGAAAAATTCATGAGCGGTAAACCCATTGCCGAACAGGAAATAGGACACGCGCTCTTGCAGGAAATGGTAGGCTACTCAGAAACTAGCATGAGTCGCAGGCAGTATATCCTACATTATTTTGGCGAAGAGTTTGATCCAGCCACTGGTCTAGGTGGCGATATGGATGACAATATGCGCAATCCCAAACCACAGCGCGAGGCCATTGATGACGTCAAGAAATTAATCAAGGTAGTTGATGCCGCTGGCGAGCGCTACAAGGCCAAAGACATAGTGCGCATCCTTATAGGAAAGAGCAACGCCATGATCTCAAGCCACAAGTTAGAGGAACAAGATTTCTTTGGTAGCGGTAAGGATAAAGAGGCGTCCTATTGGACGGCACTTATACGCCAGGTTCTCGTAGCGAGATACATAAGAAAGGACATTGAATCCTATGGCACCATCAAGATGACCGACGCTGGTCGTGCGTTCCTTAAATCAGGAACCAGCTTCATGATGAGCGACGACCATACCTATCATGATGATGCACCATCAGGCAATGCTGCCGTTGCTGGATCCATGGATGCCACGCTGGTAAAGATGCTCAAAGAGCTGCGTAAGAAAGTGGGCAAGCAAAAAAACGTGCCGCCCTACGTAGTCTTTCAGGATCCATCCATTGATGATATGGCGACAAAATATCCATTGACCATAGAGGAGCTGGCAAATATTCATGGTGTAGGCGATGGTAAGGCAAGGAAATTTGGTAAACCATTTATCGAGCTCATCAATCGATATGTCGAGGATAACGACATCTCGCGTCCCGACGAGATGGTCATTAAATCCACAGGTGCAAAAAGTGGTAATAAGCTTTATTTTATCACCAGTATCGACCGTAAACTAAGTTTTGAAGACATCGCCGACGCCAAGGGCATGGAGATGGACGAGCTTATCAAGGAACTGGAGAGCATCGTTTACAGCGGTACCAAACTCAACATAAGCTACTGGGTTGATGAGATGCTGGATGACGACCAGCAAGAAGAACTTCACGAGTACTTTCTAGAGGCAGATAATGACAGCATCGATGCCGCGATGGAAGAATTTGACGGCGATTATGACGATGATGAACTGCGCTTGTATCGCTTGAAGTTTATAAGCGAGGTAGGTAACTAG
- a CDS encoding peptidylprolyl isomerase has protein sequence MNDGIYAHFDTSKGEILVQLHYKRTPGTVGNFVALAEGNLENDAKAQGTHYYDGLKFHRVIPDFMIQGGDPQGTGAGGPGYKFDDEFHPELRHDGPGVLSMANAGPGTNGSQFFITHVETAWLDDKHTVFGKVVEGMDVVNKIEQGDEIKSVTIKRQGADAEAYNAVESFRKFEGAAKLREEQARKQADQELDEIAAGFDKTDSGLRYKIINKGDGKKANKGDQVSVHYKGMLPDGKVFDSSFERKKPIDFQVGVGQVIAGWDEGITMLQVGDKARFVIPSHLGYGSAGAGGVIPPNATLVFDVELVDVK, from the coding sequence ATGAACGATGGTATTTACGCACATTTTGACACGAGTAAAGGCGAGATTCTTGTGCAATTACACTATAAACGCACACCAGGAACGGTAGGAAATTTTGTTGCCCTTGCCGAAGGTAATCTAGAGAACGACGCCAAGGCTCAAGGAACGCATTATTACGACGGTCTTAAATTTCACCGTGTGATTCCTGACTTTATGATTCAAGGTGGTGATCCACAAGGAACTGGCGCTGGTGGCCCAGGTTACAAGTTTGATGATGAATTTCATCCAGAATTGCGTCACGACGGGCCTGGTGTCTTGAGTATGGCAAACGCTGGTCCTGGAACTAATGGATCCCAGTTTTTTATCACGCATGTGGAGACGGCATGGCTGGATGACAAGCACACCGTTTTTGGTAAGGTGGTAGAAGGCATGGATGTCGTCAATAAGATCGAGCAAGGTGACGAGATCAAATCGGTCACCATCAAACGACAAGGCGCCGATGCCGAGGCTTACAACGCCGTGGAATCTTTCAGAAAATTTGAAGGCGCTGCAAAGCTGCGTGAAGAGCAAGCTAGAAAACAAGCTGATCAGGAACTGGACGAGATCGCTGCTGGCTTTGATAAAACCGATAGCGGTTTGCGCTACAAGATCATCAACAAGGGTGATGGTAAAAAAGCCAATAAGGGCGATCAGGTAAGTGTGCACTATAAAGGTATGTTGCCAGATGGTAAGGTATTTGACTCTAGTTTTGAACGTAAGAAACCTATTGATTTTCAGGTAGGTGTAGGCCAGGTCATCGCTGGTTGGGATGAAGGAATCACCATGTTGCAGGTAGGCGATAAGGCGCGGTTTGTGATCCCATCGCACCTAGGTTACGGCAGTGCTGGCGCTGGTGGCGTGATACCGCCTAATGCGACGCTGGTTTTTGACGTAGAGTTAGTGGACGTTAAGTAG